From a region of the Desulforegula conservatrix Mb1Pa genome:
- a CDS encoding single-stranded DNA-binding protein, which yields MAGVNKVIIMGNLGRDPELSYTQGGMAVCKFSIATSKRKKDGTDVTSWHRCTAFGRTAEIITQYVGKGSQLYVEGELSYGQYEKDGIVRYTTDIYVNEFAFVGAAKGGQQSYDSQMGQPPQQSYQPPQQNFQAPQQQYQQRPNQQQAFNQPPQQQQNYQQAPPSYPEDDFTFTPPKDDDIPF from the coding sequence ATGGCTGGTGTCAATAAAGTTATCATCATGGGGAATCTTGGTCGTGACCCTGAGCTTTCGTATACCCAAGGCGGCATGGCTGTATGCAAGTTCTCCATTGCCACTTCAAAAAGAAAAAAAGATGGCACAGATGTGACTTCCTGGCACAGATGTACTGCCTTCGGAAGGACAGCTGAAATAATCACCCAGTATGTCGGCAAAGGCAGTCAGCTTTATGTCGAAGGGGAACTTTCGTACGGACAATATGAAAAAGACGGGATAGTGCGCTATACCACAGACATCTACGTAAACGAATTCGCATTTGTGGGAGCAGCCAAGGGTGGCCAGCAAAGCTATGACAGCCAGATGGGCCAGCCTCCTCAGCAGAGCTATCAACCGCCCCAACAAAATTTTCAAGCGCCTCAGCAGCAGTATCAGCAGAGACCAAACCAGCAACAGGCATTCAATCAGCCACCACAGCAGCAGCAGAATTACCAGCAGGCTCCGCCTTCATATCCTGAGGATGATTTCACTTTCACCCCTCCCAAGGATGACGACATTCCTTTTTAA